From Malassezia restricta chromosome VIII, complete sequence, the proteins below share one genomic window:
- a CDS encoding aconitase, whose product MTYPQDILNSPSCLDHNFRIPLINSDTQDIHSGSLSLNGLPRSPSPPINYKALRYVVNKHLPKESWPYDDQDDAVYSVSYDPDADLLESDIPKIYRKFYGSKDTQHGLDAPIYASPLEHERSTFRSAFETALKPTSFRNEISHKGPYKNDLGSPLRVDLALSDMAITHNDPNNLASYASESFVLGSDSTLGNNEPDFPLLNSSSLAHASMPLGTAVQAESSHDTPQNVKMDDYAREITYIPESIAFSESSHPNDRTHRRGLTLDNDLVFRRVSLSPPVSGPSLLQLSLQHADSSKEDMEFAKYIRIGRNDHDHGFRVLLYYPGQVDPQTKALVSPIQVWVQPESTMEELIGYGVYSFVRKFGRVPMHPKEDKAEALISPRSWMLRMVENGIIDDDFPVIDYGLIVGHFGEHEFALCPVTSGSKQSDTLESTYSIENVTHAPEFSNTKPRAFMMLHIMVVPMANSQIQVQISPDATISNVLEQVCHDCNLGPMDLYALLCQKTAEILSPNEVASKLECTSHNLVLVERTSLGKAFVPARDSHAQAVLEEPKYKTAMDMISSYKAYSVSRRHHIVMGRHERVISLDGEWLHIIRPAEKRVSHAKTTSYLLTSIIQCELNPRLPHVFRLVAHRVHTQDTKRYEFEAEDAVRAQEIVNEINQQRRQ is encoded by the coding sequence ATGACTTATCCTCAAGATATTTTAAATTCACCAAGTTGTTTGGATCATAACTTTCGCATCCCTTTGATAAATTCAGATACACAAGATATACACTCAGGATCCTTATCACTCAACGGATTGCCACGTTCCCCATCTCCCCCCATTAATTATAAAGCGCTTCGTTATGTTGTTAACAAACACTTGCCCAAGGAATCATGGCCCTATGATGATCAGGATGACGCGGTCTATTCAGTATCGTATGACCCCGATGCAGACTTGTTGGAATCAGATATACCAAAAATATACCGAAAATTTTATGGTTCGAAGGATACACAACATGGCTTGGATGCTCCAATCTATGCATCACCTTTAGAGCACGAGCGATCCACGTTCCGCTCAGCATTCGAAACGGCACTCAAGCCCACCTCTTTCAGAAATGAGATTTCACACAAAGGCCCATACAAAAATGATTTAGGGTCTCCTTTGCGTGTTGACCTGGCTTTAAGCGACATGGCAATAACTCACAATGATCCCAATAACCTGGCGTCTTATGCATCAGAAAGTTTTGTGCTAGGAAGTGATTCCACTCTTGGGAACAACGAACCAGACTTTCCGTTACTCAATTCATCATCTTTAGCTCACGCATCCATGCCTCTTGGCACAGCTGTCCAAGCTGAATCCAGTCATGATACCCCTCAGAACGTTAAAATGGACGATTATGCTCGCGAAATCACCTATATTCCAGAGTCCATTGCATTTTCAGAATCGTCACATCCAAATGACAGGACTCATCGCAGAGGTCTTACTTTGGACAATGATCTTGTATTCAGAAGAGTATCATTAAGCCCTCCTGTATCGGGCCCTTCTCTGTTGCAATTGTCTCTTCAACACGCGGACAGTTCTAAAGAAGATATGGAGTTTGCCAAATATATTCGAATTGGACGAAATGACCATGATCATGGTTTTCGTGTCTTGTTGTATTATCCGGGTCAAGTGGATCCCCAGACGAAAGCTTTGGTCAGCCCGATTCAGGTATGGGTCCAACCAGAATCAACCATGGAAGAACTTATTGGGTATGGTGTTTATTCGTTCGTGAGGAAATTTGGACGGGTTCCTATGCACCCCAAGGAAGACAAGGCAGAAGCCTTGATTAGTCCTCGCTCATGGATGTTGCGCATGGTCGAGAATGGCATAATTGACGATGACTTTCCTGTTATTGATTATGGATTAATTGTTGGTCATTTTGGCGAGCACGAATTTGCTCTGTGTCCTGTAACAAGTGGATCAAAGCAATCGGATACACTCGAATCGACATACAGTATCGAAAATGTCACCCACGCACCCGAATTTTCGAATACAAAACCTCGCGCATTTATGATGTTACATATCATGGTTGTACCAATGGCGAATAGCCAGATCCAAGTGCAAATCTCGCCTGATGCTACTATTAGCAATGTGCTTGAACAAGTGTGTCATGATTGCAATTTGGGACCTATGGATTTGTATGCATTGCTGTGTCAAAAAACAGCTGAAATCTTATCTCCAAATGAAGTGGCATCAAAGCTCGAGTGTACAAGCCATAATCTGGTACTTGTCGAACGAACGTCTCTTGGGAAGGCTTTTGTCCCCGCGCGTGACAGCCATGCACAAGCAGTGTTGGAAGAACCCAAGTACAAGACAGCCATGGATATGATATCCAGTTATAAAGCCTACTCGGTCAGTCGACGTCACCATATTGTTATGGGTCGACACGAACGTGTCATTTCATTGGACGGTGAATGGCTACACATCATCCGACCTGCTGAGAAACGAGTGTCGCATGCTAAAACTACTTCCTATCTTTTAACCTCGATTATACAATGCGAATTGAACCCACGCCTGCCGCATGTGTTTCGGCTTGTGGCACATCGTGTGCACACGCAGGATACAAAGCGCTATGAGTTTGAAGCGGAAGACGCTGTCCGCGCGCAAGAAATTGTAAATGAAATTAaccagcagcgccgacaATAG
- a CDS encoding Hsp90 binding co-chaperone (Sba1), with product MSSAAVPEVLWAQRSSATEDEKNIIMLTINVPNMTADATKCDLTSTSLKFESTVQGDASKGIEGHKYTFNIDFFENILPAESKQHLTSKCLYLVLRKEKKQEEYWPRLTKEKVRLHNVKTDFDKWVDEDEQDEANEAGDMPFPGGMDMNALMSQMGGGAGGMDFGGMDDDAEDDDDEDEAQPPAAEADGASAKTEEAA from the coding sequence ATGTCTAGTGCAGCCGTCCCCGAAGTTCTGTGGGCTCAGCGCAGCTCCGCCACAGAAGATGAGAAGAATATCATCATGCTCACAATCAACGTTCCTAACATGACGGCCGACGCCACAAAATGTGATCTGACATCAACTAGCCTTAAGTTCGAGTCCACCGTCCAGGGTGATGCATCCAAAGGTATCGAGGGTCACAAGTACACGTTCAATATCGACTTTTTCGAGAACATTTTGCCAGCTGAATCGAAGCAACACCTCACCTCCAAGTGCCTGTACCTCGTGCTTCGCAAGGAGAAGAAGCAAGAAGAATATTGGCCCCGCTTGACAAAGGAAAAGGTTCGCCTGCATAACGTGAAAACGGACTTTGACAAGTGGGTCGATGAAGATGAACAGGATGAGGCCAATGAGGCTGGCGACATGCCTTTCCCTGGTGGCATGGATATGAACGCCCTCATGTCGCAGATGGGTGGgggcgctggcggcatggacttcggtggcatggacgatgatgctgaagatgacgatgatgaagacgaggcaCAGCCACCAGCTGCTGAAGCTGATGGTGCTAGTGCCAAGACTGAAGAGGCCGCCTAA
- a CDS encoding nucleolar protein 15: protein MAERPDTRLKAKTKKASTDIAKGKPVKKVVKQPVKQVKKQKASTNTEKPAIAKKSKSVRIHEVPNVVQFPSDKSASSLSVPRKAKATTVVDADEDDENEMLSGFPGDPEHEDEDDEEEDDEGEEDDEEDEEEDDDLFSKHAIPTLDEVVKLPSSRDDASVRKRLEKAKSKKRLAPNDEEPEETGVVYVGRLPHGFFEDQLRAYFSQFGDIKRLRLSRNKNTGRSKHYGFMEFESPDVAEIVVDTMNNYLLDGHLLQLAMIPSQEVDPNLWIGANRKFRRVPMDRVERKRRSKSRSAEERAEVNRKLLQRQKKRRAALARAGIKYDFPGYQF, encoded by the coding sequence ATGGCTGAGCGCCCTGATACGAGATTGAAAGCCAAGACAAAGAAAGCGTCAACAGACATTGCCAAGGGAAAGCCTGTAAAAAAGGTGGTGAAGCAACCAGTCAAGCAGGTGAAAAAACAGAAGGCTTCGACCAACACCGAGAAGCCTGCCATCGCCAAAAAAAGCAAGTCAGTGCGCATCCACGAGGTGCCGAATGTCGTACAGTTTCCGTCGGACAAATCGGCCTCTTCCTTGAGTGTTCCACGTAAGGCAAAAGCTACAACTGTGGTGGATGCAGATGAGGATGACGAAAATGAGATGCTTAGTGGTTTCCCCGGTGACCCTGAGcacgaggacgaggacgacgaagaagaggacgacgaaggagaggaagacgatgaagaagacgaagaagaggacgacgacctTTTTTCCAAGCATGCTATCCCAACACTTGATGAGGTTGTCAAGCTACCTAGCAGTCGCGACGATGCTAGCGTTCGCAAGCGCCTAGAAAAGGCCAAAAGCAAGAAGCGGCTCGCGCCTAATGACGAGGAGCCAGAAGAAACGGGCGTTGTTTACGTCGGAAGACTTCCTCATGGCTTCTTTGAAGATCAGCTGCGTGCATACTTCTCTCAATTTGGCGACATTAAGCGACTGCGTCTGTCTCGGAACAAGAACACAGGTCGCTCCAAGCACTATGGCTTTATGGAATTTGAGTCGCCTGACGTGGCAGAGATCGTGGTCGACACCATGAACAATTATTTACTGGATGGTCATCTGTTGCAGCTGGCTATGATTCCATCTCAAGAAGTGGATCCCAACCTATGGATTGGTGCCAACCGCAAGTTCCGTAGGGTGCCAATGGACCGTGTCGAACGCAAGCGACGTTCAAAGTCGCGTTCTGCCGAGGAGCGTGCAGAAGTGAATCGCAAGCTCTTGCAGCGTCAAAAGaagcgccgtgctgcgctggcgcgtgcagGTATCAAGTACGATTTTCCAGGATACCAATTTTGA
- a CDS encoding type II protein arginine methyltransferase, whose translation MASTGAQSAPRTWPHVPVSLFVSSGAWHVPVQGSDLSTLQSSLHPLHEAAHANALNTLAVPNPASIGLQVPNSPEDEKNMTNVEKCRHWALADGYDGIAIELANARWHERWEHLCLRPDSDTPGLPRSTSRANFSSLPGDMDARIQLEAETWRAQPHFLRPELNILHARETPYVTAIISQWLELDSLDEGVRFDSELALRQELAYASYVGVTQIILPAPSSDPERRPFLADYARIVRSCLEGMADQPPLVHASMKVAVRLPVSSTYILTSMLMHQATSKGPNGAAAMPAAAYLRTKDNWAWETWERLQDLCGYHSQLHIALDLSMPLPPTSSMMRWIHEPVSHILLPSSSFLANAKGYPVLSKSAQTLVRSLIPHTPHIILSDITNPPIQHVRGGPIAYIQYIRHLIKTMQPPTKLEHLASTFGDCLQAPLQPMSDQLAAGTYDVFEADTVKYNLYEEAMFQAFAQHGSPGTRLQVWIVGAGHGALVPRCLNAAERASRVVHITALEKNPGALIALQDRQLREWGSDRVRILLGDMRAMPVPPNVADRADVVVSELLGSFGDNELAPECLDGAMRFLKPNGISIPTSYMPYIAPVTTPALHSAIKTGMSQTSSAQAGQGMGMAQDTVQFDAPSVVLFKRMNLLSGLDSASQYPRVQACWRFEHMSMDESGLACDVHGLPLTNNHNARSSLNTFYIPQAGVCHGLAGFFEAHLFGNVMLSIFPDPTRASRDMLSWFPIFFPFRTPLYVPANSELDVHMWRLTDNKHVWYEWSAEAFMLLDTIHGQSSTTALSPQGHALHMFQDESNHSDSLPPFTNAPHTPMMPSTGVMSPVMDNTSADASSSVHVPNTNGVSVAPNAAGRRIKVGQTDLMNPGACGSKSIIST comes from the coding sequence ATGGCATCGACGGGCGCACAAAGCGCACCACGCACTTGGCCCCATGTGCCCGTGTCTTTATTTGTGTCTTCCGGTGCATGGCATGTGCCAGTGCAAGGCTCGGACTTGTCGACATTGCAGTCAAGTTTACACCCTTTGCATGAAGCTGCGCATGCGAATGCATTGAATACACTGGCTGTGCCCAATCCCGCTTCGATCGGCTTGCAGGTACCCAATTCTCCGGAGGATGAAAAGAACATGACAAACGTCGAAAAGTGTCGTCACTGGGCACTTGCTGACGGCTATGATGGTATTGCCATCGAACTAGCCAACGCTCGTTGGCATGAACGTTGGGAGCATTTGTGCCTGCGTCCAGACTCTGACACTCCTGGACTTCCACGAAGCACGAGTCGAGCTAACTTTTCCTCGCTACCTGGAGATATGGATGCGCGCATTCAACTCGAGGCGGAGACATGGCGTGCACAACCTCATTTTTTGCGTCCAGAGCTGAATATCCTCCATGCCCGCGAGACACCTTATGTCACTGCCATAATTAGTCAGTGGCTGGAACTCGATTCCTTGGACGAAGGTGTGCGTTTCGACTCGGAACTCGCTTTGCGCCAGGAACTTGCGTATGCCTCTTACGTCGGAGTTACGCAAATAATTCTTCCCGCACCCAGTAGCGACCCTGAGCGGCGACCATTTTTGGCCGACTATGCGCGTATCGTCCGTTCATGCCTTGAAGGCATGGCAGATCAGCCTCCGCTTGTGCATGCATCGATGAAAGTTGCTGTACGCCTGCCTGTCAGTTCGACGTACATTCTCACATCAATGCTCATGCATCAAGCTACAAGCAAAGGGCCTaatggcgcagctgccatGCCAGCAGCCGCATATCTTCGGACCAAAGACAATTGGGCATGGGAGACATGGGAACGCTTACAAGACTTGTGTGGATACCACTCACAATTGCACATTGCACTCGACTTGTCCATGCCTCTTCCTCCAACTTCGTCCATGATGCGATGGATTCATGAGCCTGTATCGCATATTTTGCTCCCGTCCTCATCGTTTCTAGCGAATGCTAAGGGTTACCCTGTCCTCTCCAAATCAGCCCAAACGCTGGTTCGGAGTCTGATTCCTCATACACCCCACATTATTCTGAGTGACATCACAAATCCACCAATACAACACGTACGTGGTGGTCCCATTGCCTATATCCAGTATATTCGACATCTGATCAAAACCATGCAGCCACCTACAAAACTTGAGCACCTCGCTTCCACATTTGGCGATTGTCTTCAAGCACCGCTGCAACCCATGTCGGATCAACTTGCTGCTGGAACGTACGACGTATTTGAAGCAGACACGGTAAAATATAATTTGTACGAAGAGGCGATGTTCCAGGCATTTGCTCAGCATGGGTCGCCAGGCACTCGTTTACAGGTTTGGATCGTGGGAGCTGGGCACGGTGCATTGGTGCCCCGTTGCTTGAATGCTGCTGAACGTGCATcgcgtgtcgtgcacaTTACGGCTCTAGAAAAGAACCCTGGCGCCTTGATTGCACTTCAAGACCGACAGCTAAGAGAATGGGGTTCTGATCGTGTTCGCATTTTACTGGGCGATatgcgtgccatgccagtGCCACCGAATGTAGCGGACCGAGCCGATGTGGTGGTAAGTGAACTTCTAGGCAGCTTTGGTGATAATGAGCTTGCCCCTGAATGCTTAGATGGAGCGATGCGGTTTCTTAAACCGAACGGCATCTCCATCCCTACCTCTTACATGCCCTACATTGCACCGGTTACAACGCCAGCTTTGCATTCTGCCATCAAAACTGGTATGTCACAGACATCATCAGCACAAGCAGGACAGGGTATGGGCATGGCCCAAGATACGGTGCAATTTGATGCACCATCTGTCGTGCTTTTCAAACGAATGAACTTGCTCTCTGGTCTTGACAGCGCTTCGCAGTACCCGCGGGTCCAAGCGTGCTGGCGGTTTGAACACATGTCCATGGATGAGAGCGGTTTGGCTTGTGATGTTCACGGTTTGCCACTTACCAACAACCACAATGCTCGTTCATCGTTGAATACCTTTTACATTCCTCAGGCTGGAGTGTGTCATGGCTTGGCGGGATTCTTTGAAGCGCATTTATTCGGTAATGTCATGTTGAGCATCTTTCCTGATCCAACTCGAGCCAGTCGGGACATGCTGAGTTGGTTCCCTATTTTTTTCCCCTTCCGCACACCGCTGTATGTACCGGCTAACTCTGAGCTCGATGTGCACATGTGGCGTCTCACAGACAATAAGCATGTGTGGTACGAATGGAGCGCCGAAGCGTTCATGCTTCTCGACACGATCCATGGACAATCTAGTACCACAGCGCTGTCTCCACAAGGACATGCATTGCACATGTTCCAAGATGAGTCAAACCACTCGGACAGCTTGCCGCCCTTCACTAATGCTCCGCATACACCTATGATGCCATCTACTGGGGTCATGAGCCCCGTTATGGATAACACTTCGGCAGATGCCTCCTCGTCAGTTCACGTTCCCAATACAAATGGCGTTTCAGTTGCACCAAATGCAGCCGGGCGGCGTATAAAGGTGGGCCAGACAGACCTAATGAACCCTGGGGCCTGTGGGTCAAAATCCATCATTTCTACCTAA
- a CDS encoding N-alpha-acetyltransferase 50, whose protein sequence is MSWKLPATAYFPRTVPSTNAPVRSHIATRSNVCVTAVTPNNVNQVRRINAALFPATVNEEMYDGALKDDTNALFQIALFNDIPVGAICCRLEDGSDATKCKVYVMTIGVLGPYRRLGLATALIKYILAAATPGSLFAGRSVECVYLHVQTSNQGARAFYEQLGFTLTETIPAYYTHADPASAWVFEKRAN, encoded by the coding sequence ATGTCGTGGAAACTGCCTGCCACGGCGTACTTCCCGCGCACAGTGCCATCGACGAATGCACCTGTGCGTTCGCACATCGCCACTCGCTCCAACGTGTGCGTCACGGCCGTGACACCGAATAATGTGAATCAGGTTCGGCGTATCAACGCAGCGCTCTTTCCAGCTACGGTCAATGAAGAGATGTACGACGGGGCCCTCAAAGACGATACCAATGCCCTCTTTCAGATCGCCTTGTTCAACGACATACCTGTCGGCGCCATTTGTTGCCGCCTGGAAGATGGATCTGACGCTACGAAGTGTAAGGTGTATGTCATGACCATTGGTGTGTTGGGGCCGTACAGGCGCCTGGGCCTCGCCACGGCCTTGATCAAATACATCCTTGCTGCCGCGACGCCAGGATCCCTTTTCGCAGGTCGTTCCGTCGAGTGTGTATACCTGCATGTGCAAACCAGCAACCAAGGAGCCCGTGCATTTTATGAACAACTCGGCTTCACCCTGACCGAAACGATTCCTGCGTACTACACACACGCCGACCCTGCGAGTGCATGGGTATTTGAGAAACGGGCCAACTAA
- a CDS encoding actin-related protein 3 gives MSRSNVIVLDNGTGYTKMGFAGNSEPSFVFPTAIATASSSAGGQSSIGGRPSVPSKPSGMSTSSLVSKRGIDDLDFFIGDEAYANAKTYQVHQPIRHGVVENWDLMERFWEQSIFKYLRAEPEENYFMLTEPPLNPPENREATAEIMFESFNIKGLYIAVQAVLALAASWTSNKVTDRTLTGTVIDSGDGVTHVIPVAEGYVIGSAIKHIPLAGRDITYFVQQLLRERGESANIPAEDGRRVAEKIKEDYSYVCQDIVREFRRYDEDPYKYFERYQGENTVTGRPYTVEVGYERFLAPEIFFNPEMVSSDFLTPLPEVVDTVIQQSPIDVRRGLYKNIVLSGGSTMFQHFGQRLKKDLSSIVSERLAASEAASGNLARSSGLDVNVISHRMQRYAVWYGGSLLGSLPDFYSFCYNKHDYEEHGPSIVRKFSVFGGV, from the exons ATGTCGCGGTCCAACGTGATTGTGCT TGATAATGGTACAGGATATACGAAAATGGG CTTTGCCGGCAATTCAGAGCCGTCTTTTGTGTTCCCCACAGCGATTGCTACTGCGTCGTCGAGTGCCGGGGGCCAATCTAGCATCGGTGGACGCCCCTCCGTTCCATCAAAGCCTAGTGGTATGAGTACCTCGTCGCTTGTATCGAAGCGTGGGATCGATGATCTAGACTTTTTTATTGGTGACGAGGCGTATGCGAATGCCAAAACGTACCAGGTGCACCAGCCGATCCGTCATGGAGTGGTGGAAAATTGGGACTTGATGGAGCGCTTTTGGGAGCAGAGTATTTTCAAGTACCTGCGTGCGGAGCCGGAAGAAAACTACTTTATGTTGACTGAGCCACCGCTCAACCCGCCTGAAAATCGTGAGGCTACGGCCGAGATCATGTTTGAATCGTTCAATATCAAAGGGCTGTACATTGCCGTGCAGGCTGTGCTTGCTCTGGCAGCTAGCTGGACGAGCAACAAGGTGACAGATCGCACACTCACCGGTACAGTGATCGACAGTGGTGATGGCGTTACGCACGTCATCCCCGTGGCAGAAGGCTACGTCATTGGCAGTGCGATTAAGCATATTCCGCTGGCTGGTCGCGACATTACATACTTTGTGCAACAGCTCTTGCGTGAGCGTGGTGAGTCAGCCAACATCCCCGCAGAGGATGGCCGGCGCGTGGCCGAGAAAATCAAGGAGGACTACTCGTACGTGTGCCAGGACATTGTGCGTGAATTCCGCCGCTACGACGAGGACCCGTACAAGTACTTTGAGCGCTATCAGGGCGAAAATACTGTCACGGGCCGTCCCTATACGGTGGAGGTGGGCTATGAGCGCTTCTTGGCGCCTGAAATCTTCTTCAACCCAGAGATGGTGTCGTCCGACTTTCTCACACCGCTGCCCGAGGTCGTGGATACGGTGATCCAGCAGAGCCCGATTGATGTCCGCCGTGGTCTCTACAAAAACATTGTCTTGTCGGGTGGCTCCACCATGTTCCAGCACTTTGGCCAGCGCCTCAAAAAGGACTTGAGTTCTATTGTGAGTGAGCGCCTTGCTGCGTCCGAGGCAGCCAGTGGCAacttggcgcgcagctcgggTCTCGATGTGAACGTGATCTCACATCGTATGCAGCGCTATGCCGTCTGGTACGGTGGGTCGTTGCTAGGCTCTCTGCCTGATTTCTACTCGTTCTGCTACAATAAACATGACTATGAGGAGCACGGGCCCAGTATCGTGCGCAAGTTTAGCGTATTTGGTGGTGTATAG